Part of the Spea bombifrons isolate aSpeBom1 chromosome 3, aSpeBom1.2.pri, whole genome shotgun sequence genome, tggctgggggggcacaaatacacaaggggcaatacacacaaacagcaaagcaatgtggaaagcatttttatactagtagtagtatatacttaataatattagtaggttatcccatcctggtgtgggggtccatgtggcagcagagcctgccctggggtgtgtatttgggtgtcagtgtggcagagcctgtcctgatatgtgtttggtcatctgtttcctggcactttacttgctgtagggttaaatagaactttgtaatttgtatttatccagattttgtggtcacttcagaggacaaaactttctaggcctagaaatcagtgagaggaaaagtaaaggttttgtgttatttactcttatttcagtctgaatatattattaaaaggaaacgtagatgttggttcagagtttgtgaaactcagttcttgatttcattatacaggacactattcccctttggtttcacaggccttctcagaccaagtggtactcagcttagttatatgcagctgcatgcattgtgttatctgtgatgaggcgttcatttgttcatttggtgacgcagtgctaagatggttgtgttgcattaatgcattaatattgttaagaataatgctatcactgttttgttgcgctgaataaaactggactttttcatctaaaattttttgcagtagcaaatgtttgattccattatgtctattcttaatttatttgggccttttaacttttttgatttctgggattttaataatgtgataaaaatgatttatagttgtttggatgtcaaatagtgtgtataattctgttgatctgtatctgctatgtttccatacattatttatgtatacatgcaaatacaggttttttttttgtctaattcagttgcatgtgttgtttccatgtgttgtttatttgatctatacctgaactacagggtgtaagtaaaagagcggtatggtttagtgaatgaggggataaagggactctggggatgattacaggagagaggacctctcactgtcacggtgcaggactgactctcactgtcttctcccgatctgcagtcagtgtggcaaatatattttttccagtgtggtagcggagggagtgattgcatgcaagggagcgctgagcaggacccaaggaaatgcttgggtagggtccaattttttcactataaaatatattggcaacagggtctaatgtttatatatatgtatatatatgtattgggagcaggggctaatatttatttatatattggcagcagggtctaatatttatatattgacagcagggtttaatatttatatatattggcagcaggggctaatattaatatatatcggaagccgggactaataatatataccggcagcagggtctaatattaatatatatcagcagcaggagctaatattaatatatatcggaagcagggggtaataagtgcatattatgtagttaaaaatgcacgtctaacgtgtatatatatatatatatatatatatatatagtgtatatgtaccattttataattggcccccctactttggtccctggccccccatgtgccccccctaaatatgaaagctggagacgccactgatcACAAAGGGTGTCTTATGATGTCACTAAAGCCAGACTCTAATCAGCAGGTTTTTGTTCACCCCAGACAGACTCTTTTGAGATCTACTTGCGTAAGGAGGACGACAAATAGAGACATTTGTGCGTTTCAACTGTTTTAAGAATTGGCAGTTATCAGGTCCTGATTTGATCAGGCTCATTGTTACCGTTTGCCAAGTGAATTAAAACCCATTTCTTGTTTCACAAGATGAGAAGCATGCACTGGTTTTATGCTTTACTTCTGGTGTGTGCAGCTATCTGCATCAGGGAAGCCTGTGGTGGTGAGTAAAACATTTCTAACCTAAATACATTAGAACTAACATACAGGGGGACATCTTTATAGAGGACACTGGGGGTTTTAAACTGAATGATGGCTCTGGCTCTGGCAATATAGTTTCAAAACATACAATCACAGATCATCTTTCCATGACCTTTTTACAGGATATTGAGTTTATTGTTCATATGTATGTTTGGGGGTTAGttgtatttatatacactaCGTCCCTTCTCCAGATGCAGAGTCTGCTTTCTCTTGAGAGCTTCTTAGTGGAAGACAGACACCGCTGCTGGATTGTCAGCAAACTTTTGGAGCCCCATAGTTATAGTtaaataaatgaacattttttccAACAGCATGTGGAGTCCGGAAGAACGGGTATTTTTCACCCAACCAGCTCAATGCATCATTGGCAGAATTCCCTTGGCAGGTGTCTGTGAATCTTGGTGGACGCCATATCTGCTCAGGCACCATTATTAGTGAATTTTGGATTGTGACTGCTGCCCAGTGTGTTACTGAAACGTAAGTAATAACCTGTATCCTGAGTTACGCCATCTCATATTTAACCACGTATACAATATTAACGTCAAACTGTTACATAGAGGAATGTTCGTATGTATTCTATAGCCTGCAAATGAAATCATAATTGTAGTTATTTAAATTgaacattataatgttattattagaaTTTGGCCAAACCAAATATCCTTTTATCTGCCACACAAAAGCCCCCCGAAAAAAGATGCAGAAAACATGGCTGCATACCTAGTCCATGAGATAATCTATAAATGAGAGGAGTACGTACATCACCCATTTACCCTTTTTAGTAGggtatagttatatatatatatatatatatatatataaggagaaATTTGTTAAACTATATTGTGGACAAAACAGGTATTTTTGTAGTTTGTATTTGAAGAATGAAATAGACAAAAGTTGCAAACactgttttttcttatttttagggGAGGTAAATCTCTGTTGGAGGTTGGGCTGATTACCTTTAAGGTAAAAGGCAGGCTTTATCCAGTAAAGACAATATTGTCGAATAGGGCATACAGTCCAGAGACATCGGAAAATAACATCGCCCTGCTGGAAAGCTCTGAAAGCATCAAGTTTGATGACTTGGTCCAACCAGCCTGCTTCCCTGTGGATGAAGATCTCCTAATGGATCAACTAAGTAACTGCTGGGTGACCAGTTGGAGAGAACATGACAAAGGTAAATGGGCCGTACAAAACTGTAGACTTCAACCTGGAAATGCACAACTATTTTTTCTACTGTCAGCACTTTCCATGGAAACCACCTTGGTTTTTCTTCTCACACCTTTTCTCTTCCATGTTTGCCATATTTGCAGTTTAAAAGCAGAGGGTATTTTTACTTTGAAGAATAAGCTAAGAATGCTTCAAAGCACAATAGTAGAATTAGCTACTTACTGCCTTAGATAATGTACCATTTTAAAATCTTGCACCTTGTCATTTAATTAGATTAACTCCCTATAATACTTGCTGCAATTCTAATGGACATAGGTCAAGTTCCATAGCCTAGATCACTTCATGGTTAATCACTGtaagagtaaaataaaatctacagAATTCTTAAGTTATACAAAGATGTTGAAAAAACCTTTTTGATAGAATACTTTAAATGGCATTTGTATTACTGTAATTCATATAGTTATGCtcatctttttaataaaatctaaagGTAGCTTTGCTGTGTTGGAAAAGTTGTCAGCGGCCCCCACAGAACAGTGTCGTTTCAATGACACAGAAAACATCATGTGCGCCATGATCAACGATATGCCAGATGAAGCAGACTGTATGGTAAGTAGAGGAACGCTAGTTTTATTATATGTCTCTTTTCTTCCATGATCCTTGATACAGGTcacatgtttattaaataaacatgtCAAAGTATTGTTATTAAGTTGATACCAAATTACAGCATTCATCCgctattattcattcattctgctAGGTGAAGAGTGGCGACTCCTTGGTTTGCCAATACGGAGAGAGCAAAGCCTGGACTCTGGTTGGTATCGCCAGTGATAGATCATCAAATTGCTCAAAAACAATGTTGTTCACCAGGGCATCATATTATATCACTTGGCTTGAAGAGATCACAGAGGCCGAGGCCAAGCCTGTTGTTCCTGGAATTAATCCAGAAGAAGAAACATCACGCAAAAGCCTTCTAACCAATAACACCATGCTTGATCCTGAGGAAATCCCAGACCTTGTAATTGGAGAAGGTAATTCACTCTTTAGAATATTTGATCCAATTGATAACAAGGCAAACCATCTGAAGACAGGATCATTGCATATGGTTTACTTTTGCttcttctttacattttatgtaatcgGATTAATCGCAGAAAGTTAAACACAAACAACTTACTTTCTGTAGACAAAGCTCCCGGAACCGCCATGTCTGCTTGATTTTGTTTGTTAATATCACCGACAAATAAACTGTGAATTTAAAAATGACACTTgcttaaatattgttatttctttCCTAGAAGAAAGCATTAGTTACTAGTCCATTTTTCCAGgatcttttgtattttatttagcttGTAAGCAGAGTAGGACGAGATACTATTGGAATGCTCACTTTTTGAGTTAATCTGTCTAAAGGAACAGGATAGACAGTAGACAATCAACTTTTGGCAGAAGTGATAGATACTTTAAAATTTAAGTCGCGAGTTCATATTATGAATTacagttaaaattaaaattttatctggaaaaaatggaaaaggggactttgtttgttttaagaCCACACAACAGTAAAACAACATTTTAGGAGAATAAAGCCTTTAAGGAATTGATGAATAACACTAAAATAGTGATAAAACCTTCCAACAAAGGAGGTAATGTAGTCATTATGGGAAGGGAATTTTAGAAACCGATCTGTCTGCACAACAGACCTAGTGCTCCTACCACAAGACAAAAGggtaggaagaaaaaaagacagtgaAGAGGGGAAGAGGAGAGAAAATGATAGGCagaaagaggggagagagaaaggcaGAAGGGGAGACATAGGAAGATAGCGGAATGACACTTTTAACAgcctatttttatatgtatttgacagtgatttttttctgaGTTTGTAAGTCAGTCTTTGTGAATAACTCATTGCATATTCAGAATGATTATTTATACTGAACTAACATCTTAACCATGAATATTTACACTCAATTAAGTATTGGTACATCCTTCAAATGGGTTGTGGTAACATGCTAATAAAAAATCAGACCAATTTCTTTTGGGGCattagttactttatttattgatgGACTAGTCATCTAATcttgattacattttttaaatgcagtgccaacatatttattttattgtacatttaATTCTCtgtcaccattaacaacacgactatctctactaaccaggcccaatgccttggggtcatccatGACTCTAACCTTTCcctcatccctcacattcagtccctcgccagatcctgctgcttgcacctaaaaaacatctctcgcatccgcccattccccacccaagaatccacaaaaactctggttcattcacttatcatttcctgtcttgactactgcaacactcttgactctctcctctaTAGTCTGTtgtaaatgctgctgctaggcttatcttccttgcacgccaCTCCTCTCCTGCTTCCCCCCTCtttgaaaccctccactggctccctattacctttagaattaaatttaaaatcctggtactgacatataaggccatccataacactgctcctccatacatttctgccctcataagcaaatactctcctactcgatccttgcGTTCTTCTCATGAGCTTcagctctcctcctcactcatcacctcttccttttcccgtctaaaagatttcactcgggctgt contains:
- the LOC128483935 gene encoding transmembrane protease serine 3-like is translated as MRSMHWFYALLLVCAAICIREACGACGVRKNGYFSPNQLNASLAEFPWQVSVNLGGRHICSGTIISEFWIVTAAQCVTETGGKSLLEVGLITFKVKGRLYPVKTILSNRAYSPETSENNIALLESSESIKFDDLVQPACFPVDEDLLMDQLSNCWVTSWREHDKGSFAVLEKLSAAPTEQCRFNDTENIMCAMINDMPDEADCMVKSGDSLVCQYGESKAWTLVGIASDRSSNCSKTMLFTRASYYITWLEEITEAEAKPVVPGINPEEETSRKSLLTNNTMLDPEEIPDLVIGEDKAPGTAMSA